Part of the Chanodichthys erythropterus isolate Z2021 chromosome 13, ASM2448905v1, whole genome shotgun sequence genome is shown below.
CCTCAAACAGGAAACCAGCGCCTGACCAAAAGCTCGACCACCTGACTATGGTCCTGCAAGTAGAATTGTTAGCAGTCTGATGGAGATTTGAGTTGGAATGTTTTCTGACTGAATGTTCTTTTTTTAGGATGTGGTGGAGGTTGTACTATTGCACGTTACTCAATCATTTCATTTTCGTTACAAACTGACAAAGTCCATCAacagctgcagcacagacatCCACGTTCTCAGAAATAACTCCAAATCAGTCAATATGCACTGTGATTATGTCTTCGACGGTAATGACAGccgttttttttcttttctcaagAGTGGCTAAACGACTCATCCTCTCGTTTCCATGAATGAGCTTTAACAACAGAGCATTTACAATTGACAGAAATCGACACCGGATAATGCAAGATAGATTTAAAGGCATCTTCATTTATTTAGAAAAGGCTGTAAGGTAATATCACAAGTTCCGCATATGACCTACATTGATCTTAATTTATAcagagattgtttttttttttttttgttaaatttatttattatctgtTTCAACATTTATGGTACTAATGCTAATGCTGTACAATTAGTACAACATTGGTAGTTACTTTTTTCCTTCCATATATTAAATGAGAAATGAGCACTGATATTAAAAGCAATCTGTTTCTTATATATTGAGTTTCAGGGGAAGCACTTCTCAAAACGAATTTCCCTCAGGAATAATGAACCTGAAGATGTGTTTTTGAATTCCCAATTTTAGATTAGTCCTGCAGCTCAGGTATACGATTTATGTCCAAAGTCATGGAGGTATGTCAGTTTGTAACACAATGCTGAAGATACGGCACTGCCTAATAATGTTATGTGTGTGTTGATTTCCTGTATTTTCATTCTTGCATGCAGAAGATTTCATGGCTCTTTACaaagaatgtttgttttgttttgttttttttgttcgtttttttttttttttctccgttTAAATGACATGTTACTGCAAAAGTCTTTCTTGCTTAAGAAGCCCTATTTTATATATTCTCTTGGCTAACACGTTTCATTAGAGATGAATGAGTGGCATTTGATTCACAAACTACTGTTTGGCCCAATGTCTCTGCTGTTATTGCGACTACAATCAGGGTTTGTGATTTTATAAAGCTTGTTTGCTCTAATGTACAAGTGTGTGTTGGGGGACAGAAAGCAAAATCTTTGTAGTGATACagcttttttttataataactgAAATGATTGTGGTGGCTTTAGAATTGCAGACTTCCCAGCTTCTTAGCAATATTTCATCAACAATGTAAATGACTCAAGTTATGATTTTTAGCAATTGCGATCATGCACAATCCTTGACAAATGTTATGATGTTATGTTTACAATTTAGTCAATTTCAGGAGTTTATTCTGGTTAACCTGTCTAGTGACTCTGATTTTCTACTTGCTCAAATAGGAGACTTGCATTTATCACAATTACAACAGTAACAAAGAAATCAACTGCAAATCAGGCTTTGATTAGTTACTCTTTATtcttactatttatttatttatttattttgagggCATTTTTTACCGAACTGTCGTGTGTACCTTAATACTACGTAGcaatattacaaatataatttaattccTCTAAATAAGCAACCTAGATACTGAGAGAGCATAGCATATCGACTTCAAATATGCTTTCTTTGGCGGTATACAATCATGTTTATGAAATATAGCTAATTATGCGCTGTGTTGTACGGTCATTTTGTGaagttgagattttttttttttttttttttttttgaacaaccCAAAATTAAGGCACACGATTTCCAAGAGTTTACACCAGCTATAATACTAAGATTAGTCATTTTGTACCAGGCATTTCGATGTATCGTCTCCTATTAATTACTTTGTGTTTCCTGTTATTccattgaattaaaataaagtgatttATGTCAGCAATATTGCATCTTGGCGATGATGGCTTCATGTGAGATTTTTAGAGCTTAATCGGTAGACCTTGAGTTTAACGGATAAACAGAGTTTATCCCTTGTTTGGCCGGGAAATTGTTTACAGCTCTGCAAGCCAAATATGGAGCAGAGCGATTCACTATCCTCACTAATGCACGATGAGGAGGAAAAAGAATCTCAAATGAGCTCATAGACAGTGTCAgttacgtgtgtgtgtgtgagagagagagagtaaaggagaaaaaaaagaacagcCTAGTACGATACTAATAGAAACATAGGATGtctaaaatatttgtattttattattattattaacagtaGTGTTCAATCCTGCCTTTTGTTAAGTCTTTTAATAAGTAAACATTAGGAAACATCCAcggtttttaaattaataattatgatttaaaaaaaaaaacaaaaaaaaaaaacacgacgGAACCAGATGTACAAAGAGCAGAAAATAGGGGGGAAATCATATTTTTTCGTCCTGTCAAAAGTCTTATTCCTGTGTAGCGcaattcattcatatttatgaCACATCCGTTTTAACGGCTACGGTTCACAGGTTATTTATAGTTTTATGAACACCGATCAGACTTGTTTATTGTTCAATAGGCTGTTTCTCTATATAAAATACTCTTGAACCCAACAGTAGCTATTTGAATTTAGACTTCGTTTATCGTTTTCAAACACTGAGGCGGTAACATCACAAATCATCCGACAGCAACTAAATTAAAGTAGCCTAAACATTAGGCTAAATATTTCTCTCCACGAGTGTTGGGGgggaaaagaaggaaaaaaagagGAAGCGAGTGTCACTTTTAGAGTACATTTGACTAATCAcacgataaaaaaaaaaaaaactagcctAAATAAATTGATTCACACTACCTTAatcacattttgtttttgcaactGTAGGCCTACTATTCTTTGTAAGTAGCCATCTTTAAAATGACAcgcgcatatatatatatatatatatatatatatatatatatatatatatatatatatagatagatagatagatagatagatagatagatagatagatagatagatagatagatagatatttacATACAACGGATGGgttaataaaacaaatctgCGCGCTTTTTTCACTCTAACAGTGTTCGTTTAGTCTGTTTCACGTCTGTCAAACAACCTGATTTTTCACTGTTAAGTTTTGTATTGGTATGtatctggggaaaaaaaaatatatatatatagctatatatatatatatataggatagGTTATATAATTCAGATAAAATCATTCTTCCTAAAAAAAACGCCGTTAATTAAAAGTTGCTGATTTCGGATACACGTCAAAAGGATTTTCTTGTGACAAACACGTCTGAAGAGTGAAAAAGTTTGAACGTCTCAAATAAATCTCAGGTAAAATAGCCAtcttgaaaacaaaacaaaatttgaCAGGGTGAGACGATGTGTCCAgttaagaaacaaaacaaaaaaaaaaaaacactaaaaatcaCACATATGACAGACATAATTTTAGgaaaatctatttatttattcaatgaTTTATTTCTTATGAAATCTGGATTTCACAGTATTTTCTCCGTTCAGATTACATTTACATCACACTATATCCTTTAGGAAACACTCTCGATACCGAAATATATATCGAATTTTCCGACATATACAGACAATTAACTATTTGAGCAGTGGTAAATTTAgttttgaaataataaatacaagtaAGGCTGCAAATTAGTCACATCCTAAAAACACAAGTGAAGTCTTaatatgaacagaaaaaaagacacTCAAGATCGCAACATTTTTACATACAAGTGAATCAATAATGCAAACATTTgctgaattaaaatatatatatatatatatatatatatatatatatatatatatatatatatatatatatatatatatatttggaatACAtctaaatgtacatttaaattcaaGATACAATGTTAATTTGAGGATGTTTTTGGGTTTCTGCCATTTTCCCAAAATACATACATTCAATTTCACTCAAAATCTTTTGATCacagatcaaataaatacagacaAAAAGAAAGCTTTCCCAGCCACAGAAGCAGCCAGCATATTTAGATAATGTGAAATTACATGCTCTCTCTTACACACAAACTATGAGGCTGACATTTATGTTTTTCCTTCAACTGACCCGTCCAACTTGCTGACAAGCCATTGATAATCCCTCTGAAATAAAGAGCTTTGGGATGTGTGACAGAGTTTTCTTCCTGCATCTAGAGACCTCAGAGCCTTGAGGAAGGGAAggagaaaatgtgaaaatgacaGTAAGGATTTTTTTCCAACCAGCTTTGTCTGTCTTTCAATTTTTTTGCACAATTGTCAAAATGATGCAATACAGCACAAAATCAGCACTATATCAATTTTGCTTCAGTGTTTAAATACAATTCAACAAGAACTGCACTCTTTGCCCGACTATTACGGGAGTATAATGAATTCCACAACTTTCTTAATTGTCTTGGAGGGTATAAAAATATGTTAGTCAAAACTGATTCACACTGCTCTTACCTGTAGCAATGTGTTTTGTtggctaaacacacacagagcgGCCACAGCTGCCCGTCGCACTGCATGATGGGAATCATTACAGGCAGTTTGGAGAATCAAGCCTGGAGCATCTACACTGAGAAGTGCTCCATCCCCTCCGCTGAAAGTGGCCAGGTTACCCAAGGCCCCACAGCAGTGCTGTCGAATGACATTATCTGCATCGGACAGCAGAGACACGAGAGGAGGGGCGGCTCCTATGGCGAGCTCCATCCATACGTCTTCCTCACTATGTCTGACGCCTTCCATTGCTGGTGTCCATCTCGATTTGTCTTGTACTGACAAGTTGTTTATGTCAGTTGTATTCTTGATACCTTTACTGgaaatatttaaattgttttttccCATTACACTTAGCCAGTTTCCCACCGCTTTGCAGGCCGTCCTACGAACGGACGAAGCAGGATCGCACAGGCAACCTAACAGGTCCTGGAACAGGTCAAACTTTGACTCACTGATAACCTGCCTAACACCTGCACCCAGGTGGCCCAGCAAGCCACAGCAGGCAGCTCGGATTCCATCATCTCGGTGGTGCAACGCAAGCCGCAGTTGGGTGGATTTGACAGGAACAAAGAAGGAAGACTGATAGGCGAGATGACGTGTTAGTTGGGAGAGAAGGATAAGAAGTTCCACTGCACACCCACAGAGAAGTTCACTTTGTAGCAGCACAGCTAACAGAGAACCTGCTGTTCTGACCTCTTCTGGTGACGATCGAATTTTAACCGTGGAGACCTTGGGGTGATCGCCACTTCTCCTTAACTCCTCCAGACTGTCTATAAGCCAGCTGATGCTGCACCCTTGCTGAGCTGAGAGATCTTGGAGACGTCCTGCAGAGCTGCCATGGATCTCCAAACTGTCCATGAGCTCCTCTATACAACCGCTCTGCTGCTCCATTTTATCTCTTAGATGTTCCATGGTTTTCTGTGGATACATTTTGGTTTTTGGTTGCACCTCTCTGAACTTTTCGGTCCTGCTTTTGGATTGAGCCTTGAgggaattatttttttctttagatgCATCTACATATCCTTTGAGCCGCTCTAACCTCTTCTTCAAATTGATGTCACCTTTGATATGATCTATCTTGGTTTTCTTTGCAATTCTATTGCTCTTAAATTGCTCCACTCCATTCCCGAAGTGGTTAAGTTGATTCTGAGCGTGGTCTGCTCCATTGTCTGGGCTTTCTGTGCTGTAAGGGAGGAAAGCGCAGGCCTGGGCAGCACTGATAAGACATGGAGCGGTGTGCTGTGGGTCAGATAGCAGTAGACGATTCAGAAGACACAGTGGAAGCTCCACCAGGGCAACTGGAAGAGTTTGAATCATCTGAACAAAAAGACAAGTcagcagaaaaataaaaaaaagacaaaaattgCATTTCCAACATCTGCCATCTGAAAATACTGGAGTATTTTTTAAACCATACCTGCACTAGTCCGGCCACGATATTTGAGCTTTGATACGAACGGAGAACAGACAGAAAGTTTTCTAAGGGTAACTCCAGAGAGAAGGGGATGCAGAGAAGATGACAGCTCATCACTGATAGGCTGTTTATTTCTGAGTCACCCCAGAAAAGACCATGCTCTAGCAATGCAGCGCTGCTGTGAAgtataaaatgagaaatttaCTGTGGACCACTGAGAGATGCACTTCAAataaacactaacataaaaaagaattgtgtaaCAACTGTCTGACACCATATAAGACTTTAAGATGATGTTTGATGCTCACCAACTGGTGGTGAGAAGGTGGCTGAGGGCAGAGGAGCAGTTTGTGGAGATATCTGACAGGAGAGCCACACAGCTGTATGGATCGCTGGAGAAAACCAATAAAGCGAGAGAGAGGAACACATACAGACCTGTGAGAAAAACAGAGACAAATGTATGTTATTAAATTACAGGTATATTAAAGACAGAAATAAGTGAATGTTCTCTTGGTGTTCAGTACCATTAGGAGAGAATTGGCATCTCTGAGATGTTGTGTTTTCCAGTGTGGTGTTCACTTTAGCCCACAAGCAGGGCCAAAGCGCTGAGTCCTGAAAGTCGAGCAGTGAGCTGCCTTCACTCTTTCATCAGTGAAGGAAAAAGTAAATAATGGTGATTAGACATCATCCtgtattttgtaaatgcatATTATTGATCATGATCCATGTatgtttcatttttcttttttaattttgaccTTGCAAGTTGCAACTTTTAATTCAAATCTCATAACTCAATTTTCTAGTGAAACGACTTCTCTGTGGTGACGTATGCCCCTCCACAATCATAATAAAATGCCTGTGTCTCAAAATCCAAAAAATAATCGATGAAGAGAACCATGTGCCCTCctacctacattttttctttttctttaatcCACTGCACTCGGATGTAtgtcacaatatggaagaaaagattTGTCCCTTCTTCCATTTTATTGACTTTAATATGACCAATAGAAATTGTTTTAGTGAtacagaatattttttgtatttaagtGTCCCAAAAACAATATGCCAAACTAATAAAAATTCAATGATCATTATGTTGCAACAATACAAAAGTAAGACAATATGCAATATTAATACTTACCAATGACAAtcacattttgtaattttatattatatttatgtaatatgtaatattatataatatgtgtaaATAAGACTAATTAAAACAGTGAATGCAGTAGTTCCTTTATCTGTAAATACCATTGTTGTGTGCTGCTCTCAAGAGACTTCAAATGGTGCAATTTATTGTATAttaaacactaaaaaaatattaaacaattgAAAACCAATTATTCAGTCAAACCGATTATTGTTCTATCTCTAATTAACACAGCACAGATTTCAGGGGAATTAATCTGAGAGGAATTACCTCAGATAGTCTGTGGAGAATCAGTGACAGAAGGCCATCACACATGCCCCAACCTGCAGGTAAGGGGTTATGTGCCTATacgaaaaaaaaagagagagcaaACAGATGGTGGGAGGGGGAgaggaaaagaaagagagaaagagaaagagttgGGAATGACTACACTGGATTTCATCACATCAATGACATTAATTACTCCAAACAGAGTTAACCCTTattcacagtataaataatGGAACTGTACCTCTGCTGTGTCTGTCAAAATATTCCCCAAAAAGCTTGTAAGCCTTTCCATACCAACATTCACAGATATACCGCGGTGAGTGAACAAGGTTAAGACTGCTGTTGCCAAAAGCTGTAGGAGAGACAACAAAATCACAAGAGTAATGCAAATGAAACCAGACATCCTACAATTATTGTACTTAAATTTTTCCACATTAAAAGTGCATTTGACACAAACTAGGGAGAAAATCTTTCAGATAAAGACACTTACTGCTGAATGCTTTTGGTCACGACAGAGTAACGCCGATATAAACAGCTGACAGAGATCCTCAGCTCTGATGAGGgaaaatatttttcataaaataacactaaGATTAAAATTTCACTAAAAGCCCAGAAGCAACTGAGATAACAACAGCCTAACAAAGTGTTCTGCAATTAACACTGAATATTCTTTGATTTTAAAATAGGAACAATAGATTTACTGAAGTAAAAACAATTTCTGTACTGTAGTGGTGTACATTAAAAACAATTCATAAATCCATACCTCCTGCCCTTTATCTCCCAGCCTGGGCTCTTTTCCAGGTACATTATTAGCACACTCATCAGTTCTCCTAACATTATCTCACCCTGGGATTCCTTTAGCAAATAACAAtcagtcaaaaataaagtatgaTCTCCCACAGATTTAATGaaactatttaaaaagaaaacaacctcaattaaatgtacattttcagtttacaattattttaaaatatatataatttttaaaaatattattaaattatatgtttaaaataataatcagaTGAATATTTTTGTGAAGTCTTAGTCTCCTCCTGTCATCTTATGTCTGACCTGCATTAGTTCTGGAATGTTCAGGATGTCCTCGATCAGACTGAACAGTAGATGAGGCAGTTCCAACTCCTTTTCCACAGTTTCAACATCCCCAGACTGACAGCTCTGAACAATGTTCCTGAGGATCTTCAGTGGCTGTAGAATTGAAGAGGCCTCTTCACCTTTCCTGACCAATAGCTGGAGAGATCAACGAGTCTTTAACATGCTAAATCACACTCACTTACCCAGTTCAAATAGCTGCTCTTGTGACATTTAACAGAACAATACCTGGTTTTTGGCTGAGAGCAGCTTGGCTTTTAACCTCTGAAGGATGGAAATGTTCACAGGGACCTGATCACTTAATTCAATCAGTTGTTGCCACTCATAATCACTGTCGATATCTTGTTCCTGCATTAAGAAGAGATttagtgggaaaaaaaaaacatgtctgaCAGATCTGACATTAGTGGTTTGCTACAAATAAATCcacaatgtaattttaaatgattaaaataacaaCCTCACTGTCCATCCTGACAGAAGCCAGATTGGTCTGCGCATGTCCAGGGTGTTTCAAAACTTGCCTGGGTCCCACCTCTACCGAAGGGAACTCCCTCTCGTAGTCTCTACTGATCTGGCCTTTATGTGGAGCTGAGCGCACCCTAAAAATGAAAGGGAACATGGGAAAGAGGACCATTTAGAGTCCGTGATTTTATGTTGGCCTGTCTACaggatatatttatatttgacaTGATGCATTTACAATTGTTTTTAGGttttaaaaaatctgatttCTCACCATATATTTTACCCTTGGTTTAAACAGGCTTTTTGACTATTTCAGTTCTTTACATTTGgatttataatatattcattCCTTCACGCTGGTCAAAATATCAATTTCAGTGTCACAGCAGCATTGTTAATATGCCCTTTTTTAAGTTGAGGCCCGCAggttttcaaattcaaattctagATGGAAATACTACCTGGTAACACTGTTGTCATTTGCTTGATGCTGATTGGTTCCTGGCTGAGATGAATTTTGATACACTGAAAAGGTGTTGCCCAATGAGTGGCCAGTGGTGGGGGCTCCTCCAGCAGAAGCTGTCTTACAGCGCGTCTGACTGGCGCGGGCTGCGCTTCCACTCACAATCTCCTAGTAAAACAACACCAAACACAATTCTATTATTTCACTTCCACAGAAATGGATACTTTGAAAGCTCTTCTCAGCTGATTCCACATTTTCTCCATATTCCATACCAATGTAAACAGTCAACAATAGCAATCgtttacattacaaaaagttcatcttacagcaaaaataaaataaatcagacATGAAGACTAAAAAACAGATGCATAATCTCTTAATACATAAAATGAAGAAAGACAAACTACTTTGTTTATGCCTGCTGTTGTTAGCATGAGTTTACCCGTCTGTTGGTCTTCTCTTTCTCTCGAAGCTCTCTAGCTTTGCGCAGTAGTTTGCCCTCTCCACTGCGTGCTGTTGTCTTCTCTGCAGCCTGCTGGTGTTTCAGGGCCTGTAGGTCTGGGCTGGGTGGGACTGTGAGGGGGTTGCTCGAACCCTCATCTGACACCACTGTTAAAGCAAAGAGCAGCACAAGGCACCATTTTAGATAGACAATATCAGATGTTGGATTGATTTAGATTATGTAAAAAGTGtgtaaaacatatatttttattataatatatattattacaattaaatatttttgaatgatTTCAGCTTGCAGATATGTGTACATAGAAAATACAATTTCACAGGACGATAAAACTATTAAGTAGTCCTCACTTAAAACTCCATCTGCAACAAAAGGGTGATGAAGCAGGTCAGGCCATGACAGCCTCTTCTCTGGGTCTTTCATCAACAACCCCTTCAGAAAACTCTAAATTAAGAGAACCCACAGATTTAAAGTGAACTGAAGTGAAGGATTTTAAATTCTGTATTAATGTTACCACTACCAGTGCACGCTGGCATAAAGTAACACTTTTTTGGATCTGTGTCAAACACTAAATCAAAATCAGACTAATTTGCTTTAAAAGTCAGAGTCAGAGGGTTTCACGTGGGAAGTAACTACTCCATACCAAGCAGTCTTGACTCATGTTCTCTGGCCATTTGACTGGATCTCTCACTATAAGCTGCACCAGCTGAAAGATGGAGTTGGTGTAGAACGGAGGCGCCCCCGTGTGGAGCTCATAGAGGATGCAGCCCAGAGACCAAAGGTCAGCTGAGTGGTCATAAGGTTTCTCTTCCACTAATTCTGGAGACATGTAGAGCGGCGTCCCCTTAATAGAGGTCAACACCAAGGTGGACACACTCATGGCACGAGCAAATCTATGAAGAGTCAAGAGAATATGACACCATTATGCTATTAGAGATCACTTTATAaatatgtgtgcgtgtgtgtgtgtatgtatataaagGTACAGTTACTAAAGTAGTTTGAACTTTGTACTTGCACCAATTGGCAACACCAACCCAAAGTCACAGAGCTTTACTATTCCTCCTTTTCCCAGCAGGATGTTTTGTGGTTTCATGTCACGGTGCAAAATGCGATGGGAGTGCAGATAATACAGGGCAGAAACAAGCTGGCAGGCTATTTCACACACCTACATGAGAAGTAAGATAACAGGTTAGCAGGTGAGTGTGTTTCAGTTAAGAGGTCTGAGCAGCAGTAAATTCAGCACATATCAGATCAAACAAATAAAAGTGATCAACTATATGATGAACTGTATGCATTTTCCAAAAATACATCTACCTTTGGCTAAATGGtatgatatttatttttattttgtatggcatattttaagttttatatgcataaaaaataaattctagAAAGATATAAAATGCAAACCAGGTCTTAGATAGTTCTAGTTTCATACACCTACATTCGTTATCTTGGAATGGTACAAATCTAATTCGTTGAGTTGTCTGTAAAACAGTGTGACCACTGATGTACCTGATTTTCAGGTAAACTCCCATCATCCTCCAGGATTTGAAACAGCTCACCCTCTGCATACTCTGTCACCACCACCACCTGCCAGAGGAATACATGCTCTAATTATTCCTCTGACACAAATTcagtcctgttttttttttttttttttttttaaactgttctCACTGAGAATTTTTTCAGTTACACATTTTATGGGACGATCAAAGTCACAAGCTTTTGTACCTACGCCAGTATCCTAACGTCTAAACATATTCTACATTTTGCCAACGAAAACTAGAAATTTGAATGTTAAAATTGTGAACCCTGGGAGCTATGTTTCATTCAGTAAGCCGTTATACTGGAAGCACCAGGTTATACTGTAGGAACAGAGATGGAACAGTGGAAAATGTAACATGACTTGGGAGTAGGCTGTGACAATCATACCTCCCTCTCCGTCTCAAAGCTGTCTAAAAGCAGCACTATGTTGGGATGCTTAAGCCCCCTCATGATGTCAATCTCTCTTTTCAAACTGCGCAGATCCTTCTCTGAGCGCCCAACTTTGGGTATGAACTTCAGAGCCACGACCTAGAAAATAAAGTGATGTTACTCAGACAGAGAGGGATTCTGTCTTTAATAAAGTCAGTTTCttttataattgttattttCTTTGTATTTAATGACTTGGGTGTAAGGGTCGTGAATGTGGGACTAATatgacatgctttttgatgaaagaaaaaaataaaattagcacAAACAATTATGAAAACATCCAAATTATATCACAATTTGCTGTAATGTAGACAGAATAAAAAGTGACCAGCAAATTAATTGGCTGACTGATGTTCTCtacacagttttgtttttttccccattgttcaaactgatttttaatttatatggaGGAAATGCTGTGTTATAATatgtttagaaaaaaatgacCTCATAAAGGTGTCCCTGAAAATCAATCCCATTGGTCAAATAAAATGTGCATTTCTGACACCGCGGTGAACATGCAGTGCTCACCTGGCCGCTAAACTTCCTGCGGCCTTTGTACACTCGACCGAATGACCCTTCCCCGATAACCTCCAAAATATGATACTGATCCATCATCAGCGATGAAGCCTTTACCCAGAGGAAGAGTCCAGTGACTTTTCAGCTAAGCTAGTAAAAACCCACTACACAGTGAACGCACGTAAGCATATCATTTAGGCAGTTTTCTCCTCATGGCTTGTTTTGCAATTGAAAAGTAGGAGGAAAGCAAGACAGACTTAGGCGAAACGGACAAACTAGGCTAAGCTAACGTTAGTGCACGGCTTTTATTAGATGGACTTTATCATTTGATCCTTACGGCAACTGCAAAGCAACGTCTACTTATAGATTCATACTCCCGTGAATGATGTTGACTTTAAAACTAGTACAAGTAACTGTAATCAAAAAATGGTATCTGAAAAGAAATACGGTAACATAATAAATGTAGAGCAAACTTCCGAAAGTTTGACGTGCGCCGCTCTCCAgtggaacaaaaacaaaaagcgcCTAGCAACGTGGTGGCTCACAAACAGAAGCCCTTATAAAAGTTACTGCAAATGTAAATAACTTATTTTGTCTAGCATGTTTTTGAATATACATTCATATTCTGTATATTAGTTGGATAGTTTAATTGCTTGATAAATGCCTGACTTATAAAAGATAAGTTGACCGAAGTAAGAGAAATTTGAACAGGCGATGTGTGTCACTCCTGTCACTAAGGGGGCCTTAACATAACAACGCAATAGCGTCCTAACAACAGGACTCATGTCGAGAGGTAGCAGCtcttctgttctattctataaAGATAACACACTTTCTTTTAgccaaaacatgtttattttttatatattggcATTCCTGACAAAAGTCCAACATTGTTGTCT
Proteins encoded:
- the stk36 gene encoding serine/threonine-protein kinase 36 isoform X1, which gives rise to MMDQYHILEVIGEGSFGRVYKGRRKFSGQVVALKFIPKVGRSEKDLRSLKREIDIMRGLKHPNIVLLLDSFETEREVVVVTEYAEGELFQILEDDGSLPENQVCEIACQLVSALYYLHSHRILHRDMKPQNILLGKGGIVKLCDFGFARAMSVSTLVLTSIKGTPLYMSPELVEEKPYDHSADLWSLGCILYELHTGAPPFYTNSIFQLVQLIVRDPVKWPENMSQDCLSFLKGLLMKDPEKRLSWPDLLHHPFVADGVLMVSDEGSSNPLTVPPSPDLQALKHQQAAEKTTARSGEGKLLRKARELREKEKTNRREIVSGSAARASQTRCKTASAGGAPTTGHSLGNTFSVYQNSSQPGTNQHQANDNSVTRVRSAPHKGQISRDYEREFPSVEVGPRQVLKHPGHAQTNLASVRMDSEEQDIDSDYEWQQLIELSDQVPVNISILQRLKAKLLSAKNQLLVRKGEEASSILQPLKILRNIVQSCQSGDVETVEKELELPHLLFSLIEDILNIPELMQESQGEIMLGELMSVLIMYLEKSPGWEIKGRRAEDLCQLFISALLCRDQKHSALLATAVLTLFTHRGISVNVGMERLTSFLGNILTDTAEAHNPLPAGWGMCDGLLSLILHRLSESEGSSLLDFQDSALWPCLWAKVNTTLENTTSQRCQFSPNGLYVFLSLALLVFSSDPYSCVALLSDISTNCSSALSHLLTTSCSAALLEHGLFWGDSEINSLSVMSCHLLCIPFSLELPLENFLSVLRSYQSSNIVAGLVQMIQTLPVALVELPLCLLNRLLLSDPQHTAPCLISAAQACAFLPYSTESPDNGADHAQNQLNHFGNGVEQFKSNRIAKKTKIDHIKGDINLKKRLERLKGYVDASKEKNNSLKAQSKSRTEKFREVQPKTKMYPQKTMEHLRDKMEQQSGCIEELMDSLEIHGSSAGRLQDLSAQQGCSISWLIDSLEELRRSGDHPKVSTVKIRSSPEEVRTAGSLLAVLLQSELLCGCAVELLILLSQLTRHLAYQSSFFVPVKSTQLRLALHHRDDGIRAACCGLLGHLGAGVRQVISESKFDLFQDLLGCLCDPASSVRRTACKAVGNWLSVMGKNNLNISSKGIKNTTDINNLSVQDKSRWTPAMEGVRHSEEDVWMELAIGAAPPLVSLLSDADNVIRQHCCGALGNLATFSGGDGALLSVDAPGLILQTACNDSHHAVRRAAVAALCVFSQQNTLLQALRSLDAGRKLCHTSQSSLFQRDYQWLVSKLDGSVEGKT
- the stk36 gene encoding serine/threonine-protein kinase 36 isoform X2, encoding MMDQYHILEVIGEGSFGRVYKGRRKFSGQVVALKFIPKVGRSEKDLRSLKREIDIMRGLKHPNIVLLLDSFETEREVVVVTEYAEGELFQILEDDGSLPENQVCEIACQLVSALYYLHSHRILHRDMKPQNILLGKGGIVKLCDFGFARAMSVSTLVLTSIKGTPLYMSPELVEEKPYDHSADLWSLGCILYELHTGAPPFYTNSIFQLVQLIVRDPVKWPENMSQDCLSFLKGLLMKDPEKRLSWPDLLHHPFVADGVLMVSDEGSSNPLTVPPSPDLQALKHQQAAEKTTARSGEGKLLRKARELREKEKTNRREIVSGSAARASQTRCKTASAGGAPTTGHSLGNTFSVYQNSSQPGTNQHQANDNSVTRVRSAPHKGQISRDYEREFPSVEVGPRQVLKHPGHAQTNLASVRMDSEEQDIDSDYEWQQLIELSDQVPVNISILQRLKAKLLSAKNQLLVRKGEEASSILQPLKILRNIVQSCQSGDVETVEKELELPHLLFSLIEDILNIPELMQESQGEIMLGELMSVLIMYLEKSPGWEIKGRRAEDLCQLFISALLCRDQKHSALLATAVLTLFTHRGISVNVGMERLTSFLGNILTDTAEAHNPLPAGWGMCDGLLSLILHRLSESEGSSLLDFQDSALWPCLWAKVNTTLENTTSQRCQFSPNGLYVFLSLALLVFSSDPYSCVALLSDISTNCSSALSHLLTTSCSAALLEHGLFWGDSEINSLSVMSCHLLCIPFSLELPLENFLSVLRSYQSSNIVAGLVQHTAPCLISAAQACAFLPYSTESPDNGADHAQNQLNHFGNGVEQFKSNRIAKKTKIDHIKGDINLKKRLERLKGYVDASKEKNNSLKAQSKSRTEKFREVQPKTKMYPQKTMEHLRDKMEQQSGCIEELMDSLEIHGSSAGRLQDLSAQQGCSISWLIDSLEELRRSGDHPKVSTVKIRSSPEEVRTAGSLLAVLLQSELLCGCAVELLILLSQLTRHLAYQSSFFVPVKSTQLRLALHHRDDGIRAACCGLLGHLGAGVRQVISESKFDLFQDLLGCLCDPASSVRRTACKAVGNWLSVMGKNNLNISSKGIKNTTDINNLSVQDKSRWTPAMEGVRHSEEDVWMELAIGAAPPLVSLLSDADNVIRQHCCGALGNLATFSGGDGALLSVDAPGLILQTACNDSHHAVRRAAVAALCVFSQQNTLLQALRSLDAGRKLCHTSQSSLFQRDYQWLVSKLDGSVEGKT